A DNA window from bacterium contains the following coding sequences:
- a CDS encoding MFS transporter gives MTSLSVKESKFKYILGEWSILHFGHFAIKAILAIYLLYKLEFTSAQTTSVIIFFTSASRLSRIIFPKIILMFSANILAPILQLICAAGYFIGAYTTSYLGMLMLVTLIGSCYGLNALLVKTISGNLKKDGSKKLIFLYTYLNIAVNVAAAIGPLIGNYLYLNFNAHWVFIFSSITHFLSAIVAIFFPKNSHSNNTNQSSFLRGMTKAILDPSLRLVWLHIAIVYVFMSQFHTLVPLYLKSFLNRVDLIGPTYTVNAAIVILLQVPIHKYFVRKNISVHLAMFIGFFLFLIGSALLLFSQYISVFFIVIAIWTVAEVICLPCLETIIGEQKDTNYRAISFAAMGLVMAMGEGIGNYFGVGLSHWAIKNNIFFIIPLSLCAWATLAMIIPKILVFLEGDKRYE, from the coding sequence ATGACTTCTCTTAGTGTGAAAGAAAGTAAGTTTAAGTATATTCTTGGAGAGTGGTCTATTCTTCATTTTGGACACTTTGCGATTAAAGCTATTTTAGCAATTTATTTGTTATATAAACTTGAGTTTACATCAGCGCAAACGACATCAGTAATTATATTTTTTACAAGTGCCTCGAGATTAAGTCGTATAATTTTTCCTAAAATAATATTGATGTTTTCAGCGAATATTTTAGCTCCAATTTTACAATTGATATGTGCTGCTGGTTATTTTATAGGTGCTTATACGACTTCATACTTAGGAATGTTAATGTTGGTTACATTAATTGGATCTTGCTACGGTTTAAATGCGTTATTGGTCAAAACAATATCAGGAAATTTAAAAAAGGATGGGTCTAAGAAGCTCATTTTTCTATATACCTACCTTAACATTGCAGTTAATGTTGCAGCTGCAATTGGACCTCTAATAGGAAATTATTTGTATTTAAATTTTAATGCACATTGGGTGTTTATATTTAGCTCAATAACTCATTTTTTATCTGCAATTGTGGCTATCTTTTTTCCAAAGAACAGTCATTCAAATAACACAAATCAAAGCTCTTTCCTGAGAGGTATGACAAAAGCAATATTAGATCCTTCATTACGTTTGGTTTGGTTGCATATTGCAATTGTATATGTTTTTATGAGCCAATTTCATACACTTGTACCATTGTATTTAAAGTCATTTCTTAATCGAGTTGATTTAATTGGACCTACATATACAGTTAATGCAGCTATAGTTATTTTGTTACAAGTTCCTATTCATAAATATTTTGTTAGAAAAAATATATCCGTTCATTTGGCAATGTTTATAGGTTTCTTTTTGTTTTTAATAGGAAGTGCATTGCTGCTTTTTAGCCAATATATTTCAGTGTTTTTTATAGTAATAGCAATATGGACAGTTGCAGAGGTGATTTGTCTTCCATGTCTAGAAACAATTATTGGTGAACAAAAAGATACAAATTATAGAGCAATCTCTTTTGCAGCAATGGGCTTGGTTATGGCAATGGGAGAAGGGATAGGAAACTATTTTGGCGTAGGGTTAAGTCACTGGGCAATAAAAAATAATATATTTTTTATTATTCCATTGTCACTGTGTGCATGGGCAACTTTAGCGATGATTATTCCGAAAATTTTAGTGTTTTTAGAAGGAGATAAAAGATATGAATGA
- a CDS encoding ATP-grasp domain-containing protein — protein sequence MNELNVVVFQNVAHFRIDWLNLKKDFKGQLFLVTRIPETIEDDQKKAFDEIIVVDNFDEKMLEQALKKLNLKFDKFVSHDEYSIAIVSRLREKFNLKGDSQDIILPFTHKVTMKSMLADFSVIDKDFVAIKQYLKKNQKNILDEVIENLKFPIFVKPADESGSVGAKKVVCKDEFEEWLKSIPEQKDYIVEEFVEGDLFHCDIIIENYKPTVYLSCQYAYPCHESFEGKVRGSILLPENQSVAKRLTEFSSKILEKIKLPEASVLHLEAFLLKDGSFKFVELAMRPPGSIIPYMYESVLGVNIEELYYRLQIGLSYKYSESRMQNAAWISYPQKNGKFVSKRKIDQGTVKRIIWKKEEGDTLSNPDPRYPVCQIILSGLDYEQLEKDFNYLTRDFYPAEVKK from the coding sequence ATGAATGAACTAAATGTTGTTGTTTTTCAAAATGTTGCTCATTTTAGAATCGATTGGCTAAATTTAAAGAAAGATTTTAAAGGTCAATTGTTTCTTGTTACGCGTATCCCAGAAACAATTGAAGATGATCAAAAAAAAGCATTCGATGAAATAATTGTAGTTGATAATTTTGATGAAAAAATGTTGGAACAAGCATTAAAAAAACTGAACTTAAAATTTGATAAGTTTGTTAGTCATGATGAGTACTCAATTGCTATTGTCAGCCGATTAAGAGAAAAGTTTAATTTAAAAGGAGATAGTCAAGATATTATTTTACCATTTACACATAAAGTTACTATGAAATCTATGCTAGCTGATTTTTCAGTTATAGATAAGGACTTTGTAGCGATTAAACAATATCTAAAAAAAAACCAAAAAAATATACTTGATGAGGTCATTGAAAATTTAAAGTTTCCAATTTTTGTAAAACCAGCCGATGAATCGGGAAGTGTTGGAGCAAAAAAAGTTGTTTGTAAAGATGAATTTGAAGAATGGCTAAAATCTATACCTGAACAAAAAGATTACATTGTAGAAGAGTTTGTAGAAGGGGATTTGTTTCATTGCGATATTATTATAGAAAATTACAAGCCTACGGTTTATTTGTCATGTCAATATGCCTATCCCTGTCATGAAAGTTTTGAAGGGAAAGTAAGAGGGAGTATTTTACTTCCAGAAAATCAAAGTGTAGCAAAGAGATTAACAGAGTTTTCATCAAAAATCCTTGAAAAAATTAAGTTGCCTGAAGCTAGTGTTCTTCATTTAGAGGCGTTTTTATTAAAAGATGGATCATTTAAATTTGTTGAGCTAGCAATGAGGCCCCCAGGGTCAATCATTCCTTATATGTATGAGTCAGTTTTAGGAGTCAATATAGAAGAGCTATATTACAGGTTACAGATAGGTTTATCATATAAATACAGTGAATCTCGTATGCAAAATGCGGCATGGATTAGTTACCCTCAAAAAAATGGAAAGTTTGTATCAAAACGAAAAATTGATCAAGGAACAGTTAAAAGAATAATTTGGAAAAAAGAAGAGGGTGATACTCTCTCTAACCCTGACCCAAGATACCCAGTTTGCCAAATAATATTATCAGGATTAGATTACGAACAGTTAGAAAAAGACTTTAACTATCTTACAAGAGACTTTTATCCTGCGGAGGTAAAGAAATGA